One window from the genome of Halofilum ochraceum encodes:
- a CDS encoding aldehyde dehydrogenase, which yields MELPETRQAWATLADSLDIRNRAFIDGRYVDAASGRAFDCVNPATGEIITRVAECDSEDVDRAIQSARASFEDERWAGMDPRARKTVLLRLAALIEEHRAELALLETLDMGKPIADSSGVDIPLVARTFGWYAEAIDKLYGETAPTADNVLATITREPIGVVAAVVPWNFPLMMAAWKLGPALAAGNSVVLKPAEQSPLSALRLAELAIEAGLPEGVLNVVPGFGPTAGKALGLHMEVDALAFTGSAEVGKLFLQYAGQSNMKHIALECGGKSPNIVLADAPDLDQAASAAANAIFFNQGEVCMSGSRLIVEESICEEMIERIVAHARERAPGDPLDPATRLGAMVDADQMERVLGYIEKGQAEGARLRVGGQRSRVDSGGSFVEPTVFDNVSGSMTIAREEIFGPVLATIPVSGVDEALAVANDSPFGLAAAIWTRDISKAHPAARRLRAGTVWVNCYDDDDITVPFGGYKQSGIGRDKSLHAIDKYTQTKTTWIRF from the coding sequence ACGGCCGCTATGTCGATGCCGCCAGCGGCCGAGCCTTCGACTGCGTCAACCCGGCCACCGGTGAAATCATCACCCGCGTGGCCGAATGCGACAGCGAGGACGTGGACCGGGCCATTCAGTCCGCCCGGGCCTCGTTCGAGGACGAGCGCTGGGCAGGCATGGATCCCCGCGCGCGCAAGACGGTCCTGTTGCGACTCGCCGCGCTGATCGAAGAACACCGTGCGGAACTCGCCCTGCTCGAAACACTGGACATGGGCAAGCCGATCGCCGACTCCAGCGGCGTCGATATCCCGCTGGTGGCGCGTACGTTCGGCTGGTACGCCGAGGCGATCGACAAGCTCTACGGCGAGACCGCGCCGACCGCGGACAACGTGCTGGCCACGATTACGCGCGAGCCGATCGGTGTCGTCGCCGCGGTCGTGCCCTGGAATTTCCCGCTGATGATGGCCGCCTGGAAACTCGGCCCCGCCCTCGCGGCCGGCAACTCGGTCGTGCTCAAGCCGGCGGAGCAGAGCCCGCTCAGCGCGCTGCGACTGGCGGAACTGGCGATCGAGGCGGGGCTGCCCGAGGGCGTGCTCAATGTCGTGCCTGGATTCGGGCCGACCGCCGGCAAGGCATTGGGCCTGCACATGGAAGTCGACGCCCTCGCCTTCACGGGCTCGGCCGAGGTCGGCAAGCTCTTCCTGCAGTACGCCGGCCAGTCGAACATGAAGCACATCGCGCTCGAGTGCGGCGGCAAATCGCCCAACATCGTGCTCGCCGATGCACCGGATCTGGATCAGGCGGCCAGCGCCGCGGCCAATGCGATCTTCTTCAACCAGGGCGAGGTCTGCATGTCGGGCTCGCGCCTGATCGTCGAGGAATCCATCTGCGAAGAGATGATCGAGCGGATCGTGGCGCATGCGCGTGAGCGCGCGCCGGGCGACCCGCTGGACCCGGCCACCCGGCTGGGCGCGATGGTCGATGCCGATCAGATGGAGCGCGTGCTCGGCTACATCGAGAAAGGTCAGGCCGAGGGCGCGCGCCTGCGCGTGGGTGGTCAGCGCAGTCGCGTCGATAGCGGCGGCTCCTTCGTCGAGCCGACGGTATTCGACAATGTGAGCGGCTCGATGACGATCGCGCGTGAGGAGATCTTCGGTCCGGTACTGGCGACGATCCCCGTGAGCGGGGTCGACGAAGCGCTCGCGGTCGCGAATGACAGCCCGTTCGGTCTCGCAGCGGCCATCTGGACACGCGACATCAGCAAGGCGCATCCGGCCGCGCGCAGGCTGCGGGCCGGGACCGTCTGGGTGAACTGTTACGACGACGACGACATCACGGTGCCGTTCGGCGGCTACAAGCAGTCCGGTATCGGCCGCGACAAATCACTCCACGCGATCGATAAATACACCCAGACGAAGACCACCTGGATCCGGTTCTGA
- a CDS encoding ABC transporter permease produces MSSLMARRKMTGGFGYWGRTTHLLGTIAPGILWIVFFLVLPSFYLMSVAFMSNGPYGLPQMPLSLQSFEQLAGFGFLGWSPGNLYTLARSLWQTLIATGLVILIAYPLAYFISTQPPGRRPLMLLIVVVPSWTNQVIRAFGWMNILAPDTPISNLAASADLIPSEMGLFPSNFAVVLGLVYNFLPFMVLPLYASFERLDAEIVQAAHDLYAKPVNVFRHAILPQTLPGLMAGTVLVSIPAFGMYVIPELLGGGKSMMIGNLVARQFAEASNWPLGAAAALIMILATLGGLMVLRRLGQRLGGGKEVVL; encoded by the coding sequence ATGAGTAGCCTGATGGCGCGGCGGAAAATGACCGGCGGCTTTGGATACTGGGGCCGGACGACGCACCTGCTCGGCACCATCGCGCCGGGGATCCTCTGGATCGTCTTTTTCCTGGTGCTGCCCAGCTTCTACCTGATGTCGGTGGCGTTCATGTCGAACGGGCCATACGGCCTGCCACAGATGCCATTGTCCCTGCAGTCGTTCGAGCAGTTGGCCGGCTTTGGCTTCCTTGGGTGGAGCCCGGGGAACCTCTACACGCTGGCCCGATCGCTCTGGCAGACACTGATCGCGACCGGCCTGGTCATCCTGATCGCCTATCCGCTCGCGTATTTCATCAGCACCCAGCCGCCCGGGCGCCGCCCGCTGATGCTGCTGATCGTCGTGGTGCCGTCGTGGACCAACCAGGTCATCCGGGCGTTCGGCTGGATGAACATCCTGGCACCGGATACGCCGATCTCGAACCTCGCGGCGAGCGCGGACCTGATCCCGTCGGAGATGGGCCTGTTCCCGTCCAACTTCGCCGTCGTGCTCGGCCTTGTCTACAACTTTCTGCCGTTCATGGTGCTGCCCCTCTATGCCTCGTTTGAGCGGCTGGATGCAGAGATCGTCCAGGCGGCGCATGACCTGTACGCGAAGCCGGTCAATGTGTTCCGCCACGCGATCCTGCCCCAGACCCTGCCGGGGCTGATGGCCGGTACCGTACTGGTATCGATTCCCGCGTTCGGCATGTACGTGATCCCCGAGCTGCTGGGTGGCGGCAAGTCGATGATGATCGGTAATCTGGTCGCACGGCAGTTCGCCGAGGCCTCCAACTGGCCACTCGGCGCCGCGGCCGCCCTGATCATGATCCTGGCGACCCTGGGCGGATTGATGGTCCTGCGCCGACTCGGCCAACGCCTCGGGGGCGGCAAGGAGGTGGTACTGTGA
- a CDS encoding ABC transporter ATP-binding protein: MTNSDTMQAEAAEAEAQRQTGKPPDPYAEVRRNATGGKPREASAISLRGVQKHFPGGVVALEHIDLEIDAGEFFTLLGPSGCGKTTLLRILAGLEDATGGAVEVGGEDILRTPAHRRSVNTVFQSYALFPHLNVRENIGFGLRMRGVDRDECQRRVDETAKFIKISDLIERDVAQLSGGQKQRVALARALINEPDLLLLDEPLSALDAGLRSQLQVELSQTQQRLGMTFVFVTHDQQEAMVMSDRIAVMNDGRIQQVGPPEDIYERPANLFVARFMGHTNLYPVERADDGTLDTALGPLTGCDNCTGSYVLIRPETLDLLPPEEAGENRFRARILDRLYRGAFAEYQLECGDSRITAIVSNRGQTPHEPGEYVALAVDCEGLVFLDE; encoded by the coding sequence ATGACGAACTCCGACACCATGCAGGCCGAGGCCGCCGAGGCCGAGGCGCAGCGGCAGACCGGCAAACCACCCGACCCGTACGCGGAAGTGCGACGCAACGCGACCGGGGGCAAGCCGCGCGAGGCATCGGCGATTTCCCTCCGGGGTGTGCAGAAACACTTCCCCGGCGGCGTGGTCGCGCTGGAGCATATCGACCTCGAGATCGATGCCGGCGAATTCTTCACCCTGCTCGGACCGTCGGGCTGCGGTAAAACCACCCTGCTACGCATACTGGCCGGGCTCGAGGATGCCACCGGCGGCGCGGTCGAAGTCGGTGGCGAGGATATCCTGCGCACGCCGGCCCACCGTCGCAGCGTCAACACTGTGTTCCAGTCCTACGCCCTCTTCCCCCATCTCAATGTGCGCGAGAACATCGGCTTCGGCCTGCGTATGCGCGGGGTCGACCGCGACGAATGCCAGCGTCGTGTCGATGAGACCGCGAAATTCATCAAGATCAGCGACCTGATCGAGCGCGATGTCGCCCAGCTCTCCGGGGGCCAGAAGCAGCGTGTCGCCCTCGCCCGCGCGCTCATCAACGAGCCCGACCTGCTGCTCCTCGACGAGCCGCTCTCGGCGCTGGATGCCGGCCTGCGCTCGCAGTTGCAGGTGGAACTGTCGCAGACCCAGCAACGCCTGGGCATGACGTTCGTGTTCGTCACCCACGATCAGCAGGAAGCGATGGTGATGAGCGATCGGATCGCGGTCATGAACGATGGCCGCATCCAGCAGGTTGGACCGCCCGAGGATATCTACGAACGCCCCGCGAACCTGTTCGTCGCCCGCTTCATGGGTCATACCAATCTTTACCCCGTGGAGCGCGCGGACGACGGCACGCTGGACACTGCCCTCGGTCCGTTGACGGGTTGCGACAACTGTACCGGATCGTATGTCCTGATCCGCCCGGAGACACTCGACCTGCTGCCGCCCGAGGAGGCCGGTGAGAACCGATTCCGCGCCCGCATCCTCGATCGCCTGTACCGCGGCGCGTTCGCCGAGTACCAACTCGAGTGCGGCGATTCGCGGATCACCGCCATCGTCAGTAATCGGGGCCAGACGCCGCATGAGCCCGGTGAATACGTGGCGCTGGCGGTCGATTGCGAAGGCCTGGTGTTTCTCGATGAGTAG
- a CDS encoding NAD(P)/FAD-dependent oxidoreductase, which produces MTDYVDSWYGHSIRVELEPTPRLEGAHRTDICVVGGGITGCSTALHLARRGYRVKLLESERIAWGASGRAGGHVLPGLGTGMDTIAKGLGRDAARAVWDMSLEGLQLVDDLVREYEIPCDLRWGYVHTAIRQRHMKMYREWVDQMATEYDYHDMELLDDHGVRERVRSDYYIGGIHEPRAGRLHPMNYTLGLARAAQSHGAELHEGSAVTRIEPGEPAKVYTEYGQVEADFVVLACNAYLDELDPALRSKIMPVGNYVIATEPLDEARVRESLPTDEAVSDANFVLDYYHLSGDRRLLYGGQVSYNGREPRNLRQRMEAKMTRIFPALAGVRVEYIWGGWVGITLNRAPHFGRVGTNVYFAHGYSGQGMAMSGMAGKLMSEAISGQAERFDLFARMPHRDFPGGRHLRTPLLVLATNFYRMRDLI; this is translated from the coding sequence ATGACCGATTACGTCGATTCCTGGTATGGCCATTCGATCCGCGTCGAGCTGGAGCCGACGCCGCGGCTCGAGGGCGCGCACCGCACCGACATCTGTGTCGTCGGCGGCGGGATAACGGGCTGCTCGACCGCACTGCACCTCGCCCGCCGCGGTTACCGGGTGAAACTGCTCGAGTCCGAGCGCATCGCCTGGGGTGCGTCGGGCCGTGCCGGTGGGCATGTGCTGCCGGGCCTCGGTACCGGGATGGACACGATCGCCAAAGGGCTGGGCCGTGACGCGGCGCGCGCCGTCTGGGACATGTCGCTCGAAGGCCTCCAGCTCGTCGATGATCTCGTCCGCGAATACGAGATCCCCTGCGATCTGCGCTGGGGCTACGTCCATACCGCGATCCGCCAGCGGCACATGAAGATGTACCGTGAGTGGGTCGATCAGATGGCGACCGAGTACGACTATCACGACATGGAGCTGCTCGACGACCACGGCGTCCGGGAGCGCGTGCGCAGCGATTACTATATCGGCGGTATCCACGAACCCCGGGCCGGCCGTCTGCATCCCATGAACTACACGCTAGGTCTCGCGCGTGCCGCCCAGTCGCACGGCGCCGAGCTGCACGAGGGCAGCGCCGTCACGCGCATCGAGCCTGGCGAGCCGGCGAAGGTGTACACGGAATACGGCCAGGTCGAGGCCGACTTCGTCGTGCTCGCCTGCAACGCCTACCTCGATGAGCTGGACCCGGCTCTGCGCTCGAAGATCATGCCGGTCGGCAATTACGTGATCGCGACCGAGCCGCTCGATGAGGCGCGCGTACGCGAGTCGCTGCCCACCGACGAAGCGGTTTCGGATGCCAATTTCGTCCTCGACTATTATCACCTCTCAGGGGACCGGCGCCTGCTGTATGGCGGCCAGGTCAGTTACAACGGACGTGAACCACGGAATCTGCGCCAGCGCATGGAGGCCAAAATGACCCGGATCTTCCCCGCCCTGGCGGGTGTCCGGGTGGAATATATCTGGGGTGGCTGGGTCGGCATCACGCTCAATCGCGCCCCTCATTTCGGCCGCGTCGGTACCAACGTGTACTTCGCCCATGGTTACTCCGGTCAGGGGATGGCCATGAGCGGAATGGCCGGCAAACTGATGTCCGAGGCCATCAGCGGCCAGGCGGAACGATTCGACCTGTTCGCTCGCATGCCGCACCGCGATTTTCCGGGCGGGCGCCACCTGCGCACGCCTCTGCTCGTGCTCGCGACCAACTTCTACCGAATGCGGGACCTGATCTGA